The DNA sequence AGGTTGGTGGAGCTGAAACTGGAGGTGGTGGAGAGTTGAGTCAATCCGTCCAGCGCTCCGCGCCTAGCGCCCAGCCCGCCTAATGCCTCCTAATGCCGCCTAATGCATCCTAATGCCACCTAAGCACCCGCCTAGAAGCCGAACGCCCAGAAGGATCGACTAGCCTCTAATCGGGACGGTGAGGCCACGCCCAGCGCCTAgaccgatttttagaaccatggctagaggcagaagtgttttacttaagtacaataggcgtatTATTATACTtaccccaatgcacaagactggacatctcatatgttctgaacttgttagctagatatagctttgcgccaacgcgatgccattggattggtgtaaaatatatctttcgatacttgagatgtacgattgatatgggcttgttctatctctacagagagacgatggattcagacccatcacacaccaggaacgccgccaacactagcctgcgtccactatccccatcccaaaatgacatgtgttttggaaggttttgcttatattgggtatctctctgactcacacaaaggtcattcccaaactggttcagtgttcaccatgggtaaagaccatgatatcttggaggtctacaaaacagaccctagtcgctatatctttgaacaatgcagagattattgcttttcatgaagtggtttgtaaatgtatatggattggatccataattacacatgttCGAATAATTacggtttgaagtctaccacagatgagcctacgagcatttaggattatgctgcttgttttgaacaaatgaagcaagattacatcaaaagcgacaacgccaagcataatcagtaacaacagactctcctcaaaatcaaagtgaactaggttcaatctgggGACGGTGTggtagacttgctcactaagtcattgcctaaattccactttcgagaaacatgttggtagcatcgtttgcggaagttatccgaactccaataaCCGTAGtagtcagggggagatgcagacatcaaggggagatgtctacatgtatggtctcgaaacgtgaagggtgtgttgtgctctttttccccttcgaccgaggttatttttgtcccactgagtttttgttactcggcaaggtttttaatgaggcaacgagaggagcactacgtttgggtgacacaagtgagagtgttcaagtaaatccctatttgtgtgtctggcccaaactctaggttacttgacctagtggtaatagggtttaatgagataatctcggagaatcttataGTTCCTATTCaatatatgattatctttccttgtatgattcagattctatgcattgtaatcctctatataaagaagcacCTATTGTCAATGAAAAtacacaacaattctctctcaaatatcgtttccctaaaacagacTCAAATGTTTTTTTGATGATGGAAGGATTTTTATTCAACAAGAACTATATTACAAGCAAAACACCCAAAACAGgcccaaaaaaataaatccaacaaacaaaaacaaacaagccCAAACAGCCTTACAAACTTCGACCATGGTGAGATCTACCAGAAACTAGACTCAAAAACTTTGAAGAAGAAGCTTTATATTTACCATTAAGGCACATCAAGGCACCAAAATCAACTTCTTCATCACTCAATGCATCAATAACTCCCAAGGCATCACCCTCAATCTCCTAAACCAGAAATTCTTAAAGTCATCATTAGCGTAGGAAGATGATGGAAACTGGTTTGATTTGAAGACTTGACAATTAACCAAGAAATTCTAACATTCTACATGATGTTGGAAACAGAAAGGATTGTGAAGGGAATAATTGCCCTTCATTTCTTTTGGGTTTATGGTTCTCAAGTCCTCAAGTTTTTTCTAGAAGAAATTTGGAGACACGAACTCAATTATTCCTGTCGTCAAACATATAAAATATGAGTCATCTGTTCCCATTAGCCTGGTTTATGATTGCATTTAGATGGTTTTTCACAGAAAAGAACATTGGAAAATAAACTCGAGAATAATATGGCAACTGAAACCACATAGAAAACACGATATGCAGAAAGAATTATAAAGATTTATATAGTGCAGTAATGTAGTATTGTGTGTCCAAGTAAAACATGAAGTGTGATAAACCAAAAAACGGGAGAAGAAGCCTACAACATCAAGTGCATTGAAATGCAACTCGTAGATAATTACAGACCAAACTCTTATTCATGTCAACTAGTCTTCCTAACTAAAACTCTTTAATCAAGAAGAAAAGCCTCTGTACATGCATATATTGATCATTCGATTAGCATAGAACTATAGAAGGCTTTGTCTTTCAGCTGCTGCTTGTGCATTTTGAAGGTGTTCTCGGAGCTAATCCAATCGCCTCTGAGCTTTTCATCAACCTTAGGCGCTTGCATGACTCCACGAACATACTGTTCAAAGCCGAAAAAGGGTTAGTGTTAAGCACCTATGCACAATCTAGTCAAAAGCATGAACAAGAAAATTCATGTTCATTTATGTTGTCCGTCTGTGAATTAGCACTGTCAATGAGGTGAGGCTATTTTGAACGCACAATCCGGATTCACGGTCTGACAACATAAATCGGACAATAAAATGGTTACTAAATATTCGAAATCTTACTTCCATGGTACATCTCCAACAAGCATCCAATCTCCATCTCTGTCCTCATAAGTAGGTACATATTCCACTCCATTAGCAAGGTCCATAAGCTTTCTCTCATTCGTATCATTACCTGCAGCATCAGTAATAAAAACCACCATTAACATCTGAGACGAAAACTGTGACATATATGGGTTTGGGTTTGAACCAAGTAACAAAAATACACAGATAGAAATAAGATTCAGATACATACGTATGGTCAAGAAGGAGAACAAATCCTCTAGAGCCCCCAAAAGCTGCTGATAGCTCTTGCACATCTCAAGATCCATTTTGCGCAAGTACGGAGCTCCATCTACTGCAACCTTCACATACTTGCAGCTCGTCATCAAGTTCCTCCTAGACCCTCTCACAGGCGGCCACCCCACCACTTGTGCCCTGAAATATTCATTcacaaaaatttaaattattcCCATTTCAAAGTTTCACGTAGATGATGCAACAAAGCTAT is a window from the Rosa chinensis cultivar Old Blush chromosome 2, RchiOBHm-V2, whole genome shotgun sequence genome containing:
- the LOC112188016 gene encoding auxin-responsive protein IAA17, which encodes MSPENEQQSPAGLNYDETKLTLGLPGSGSKRGFSETAVIGLNLGSSCSSSTTVDDEVKTHRPPAKAQVVGWPPVRGSRRNLMTSCKYVKVAVDGAPYLRKMDLEMCKSYQQLLGALEDLFSFLTIRNDTNERKLMDLANGVEYVPTYEDRDGDWMLVGDVPWNMFVESCKRLRLMKSSEAIGLAPRTPSKCTSSS